In Henningerozyma blattae CBS 6284 chromosome 7, complete genome, a single genomic region encodes these proteins:
- the TBLA0G00930 gene encoding uncharacterized protein (similar to Saccharomyces cerevisiae YAP1 (YML007W) and CAD1 (YDR423C); ancestral locus Anc_5.528) — translation MSDTAVMPTNSSTIKRHLDASDANETASATKETKKKSNKVGRKLSDQEAKSKRTAQNRAAQRAFRERRERKMQELEDKVKSLEEVHKKSEIESQFLRDQLKVLLGELQRYRPERQNDAKVKEYLSTHKFDPSVVSASNKNSPNDISNNTQIPSPNSSRFDDQVHSPSSETSSKISSNILNNQDDSNTPKSLYSMPTSIPSSSSTNTWVENVLYKEDNEELPQFKMSNRTPSVSNSNNNNNNNNNNNNNKNPSAFQYTTDFFSNQLNFDNSPSDVNNILPSTLKQTNSDSLNSDSPHIKNVKDNDMNDASILEPSKFFGSSSFDFTNSINLGNSPQQNFGRIGFGDFDMSMSLDSSKFWGTNSISNNNSNNSTHTPTDFNKMSSVKSAVKGCNELLKNEQNIANNAASKSTNNSKLRNSNITITPLADDNNIPFIDTSLAFNDIPTNLSNDNEFNMQLFKTNRKSSDDDFFKFLMDEDNDILNGNNNSTENNEDNNSILNNLINETPAVESTQLAQTPRASDSAHTSPIVQTPNKDPSISVMSIIREEDKGKNYMQCSEVWDRITSHPKYSDLDIDGLCTELMHKAKCSEKGVVVKADDVQKALTKHLS, via the coding sequence ATGTCAGATACAGCCGTTATGCCCACAAATTCAAGCACAATCAAGAGACATTTAGACGCATCTGATGCCAACGAGACTGCATCTGCTACCAAAGAAACTAAGAAAAAGTCTAATAAAGTAGGTAGAAAGCTATCTGATCAAGAAGCCAAGAGTAAAAGAACTGCTCAAAATAGAGCTGCTCAAAGAGCCTTCAGAGAAAGAAGAGAGAGAAAGATGCAAGAGTTGGAAGATAAGGTCAAGTCTTTAGAAGAAGTTCACAAGAAATCTGAAATTGAAAGTCAATTTTTAAGAGATCAACTGAAAGTTCTTCTTGGTGAGTTACAACGGTATAGGCCTGAAAGACAAAATGATGCAAAAGTTAAGGAATATTTGTCGACTCATAAATTTGATCCAAGCGTTGTTTCTGCCTCTAACAAAAATTCCCCAAATGACATCAGTAATAATACTCAAATACCTTCGCCAAATTCATCTAGATTCGATGATCAGGTCCATTCACCATCAAGTGAAACCTCATCTAAAATATCATCTAATATCTTGAATAATCAAGATGATAGTAATACTCCGAAATCGTTATACTCGATGCCCACCTCAATACCTTCTAGTTCTTCCACAAATACTTGGGTGGAGAATGTCTTATATAAAGAggataatgaagaattaccCCAATTTAAGATGTCTAACAGAACTCCTAGTGttagtaatagtaataataataacaataataacaataataataataataataaaaacccATCTGCCTTCCAATACACCacagattttttttccaaccAACTAAATTTCGATAATTCCCCAAGTGATGtgaataatattcttcCAAGTACTCTTAAACAGACAAATTCTGACTCACTGAACTCCGACTCTCCTCACattaaaaatgtaaaaGATAATGATATGAATGATGCTTCGATTTTAGAACCTTCCAAATTTTTTGGTAGTTCAAGTTTCGATTTcacaaattcaattaatttggGAAACAGTCCACAACAGAATTTTGGTCGTATTGGTTTTGGTGATTTTGACATGTCAATGTCATTAGATAGCAGTAAATTCTGGGGTACAAATAgtatttctaataataacagtaATAACTCTACTCATACACCTACtgatttcaataaaatgtCTTCAGTTAAATCTGCTGTTAAAGGTTgtaatgaattattgaaaaatgaacAGAATATTGCAAATAATGCTGCATCAAaatcaacaaataatagtaaaCTACGTAACAGTAATATTACCATCACACCATTGgcagatgataataatatcccTTTTATTGACACTTCATTGgcatttaatgatattccAACGAATCTCTCAAATGATAATGAGTTTAATATgcaattatttaaaacaaatagaAAATCGTCAGATGATGATTTCTTTAAGTTCTTGATGGATGAAGATAATGACATTTtaaatggtaataataacagtactgaaaataatgagGATAATAATTCGATATTAAACAACCTAATCAATGAAACGCCTGCTGTAGAATCAACTCAATTGGCGCAAACTCCAAGGGCCAGTGATAGTGCACATACTAGCCCAATTGTACAGACACCCAATAAAGATCCAAGTATATCGGTGATGTCAATCATTAGAGAAGAAGATAAGGGCAAAAATTATATGCAATGTTCAGAAGTATGGGATCGTATTACTTCACATCCAAAATATTCTGATTTGGATATTGATGGTTTATGCACAGAACTAATGCACAAAGCTAAGTGTTCAGAAAAGGGTGTTGTAGTTAAAGCTGATGATGTTCAAAAGGCTTTAACTAAGCATCTAtcctaa
- the TBLA0G00920 gene encoding uncharacterized protein, with protein MITTTKRVIIRCMLTSVLLLLIILQISKPVDKNYIPNEINNIIKRADRPIWDLGRTSAVIGLALTAANALYTAWSPVLCIVPTSPACWTLAIGLSVSAGVSTIGIAYAAYQDYFNGEFNIIDKLTPASSNILNRYRSQYELSNTTMHVFPSANDTDSQNMLYSPNDIYDDIVYKFVTAGLGTPLLTTSEVAKENKNSAETSTNDVITIHWNSPLGRHTATNLEHYNVQMMADDIIEQFLSGYEGSDLYSKSIDIMFQNNNERQTVNWVSYNMNEGGPKLETLSLWESIRGIGKWDGNIKTLAEMFYKNNIYDSWKWNVDVITDTDINSSGWFDRRKKRAITHGEVYLNQYGGLE; from the coding sequence atgatcacaacaacaaaaagaGTCATAATCAGATGTATGCTTACATCAGTTTTACTTctgttaataatattacaaataagTAAACCTgttgataaaaattatattccaaatgaaataaataacataataaaaagagcTGATAGACCAATATGGGATCTTGGAAGAACTTCGGCTGTTATTGGCTTAGCCTTGACTGCTGCTAATGCTTTATATACTGCATGGAGTCCCGTATTGTGCATTGTTCCAACATCCCCTGCATGCTGGACATTGGCTATCGGACTAAGTGTATCTGCTGGTGTATCAACAATCGGAATTGCTTATGCTGCATACCAAGATTACTTTAATGgtgaatttaatattattgataaacTTACGCCAGCTTCGTCAAACATATTGAACCGTTATCGTTCACAATATGAGTTATCGAATACTACCATGCATGTTTTCCCATCTGCCAATGATACAGATTCACAAAATATGTTGTATAGTCCTAATGATATTTATGATGATATTGTTTATAAATTTGTCACTGCTGGTTTGGGTACTCCATTACTTACAACTTCTGAAGTAGCcaaggaaaataaaaacagtGCTGAGACTTCTACAAACGATGTCATTACAATTCATTGGAACTCACCTCTAGGTAGACATACAGCTACCAATTTAGAACATTATAATGTTCAAATGATGGCTGATGATATTATAGAACAATTCTTATCAGGATATGAAGGATCTGACTTATATTCTAAAAGTATTGATATAATGttccaaaataataatgaaagaCAAACAGTTAATTGGGTATCTTATAATATGAATGAAGGTGGACCAAAATTGGAAACTCTTTCTTTATGGGAATCTATAAGAGGTATTGGCAAATGGGATGGTAACATTAAAACTTTAGCAGAAAtgttttataaaaataacattTATGACAGCTGGAAATGGAATGTAGATGTCATAACAGATACAGATATAAATAGCAGTGGTTGGTTCGAtagaagaaagaaaagagCAATCACTCATGGAGAagtatatttaaatcaatatgGAGGATTAGAATGA